The Medicago truncatula cultivar Jemalong A17 chromosome 7, MtrunA17r5.0-ANR, whole genome shotgun sequence genome includes the window caaaaaaaaaaatcagtacaTCATTTTGTCCATTTCAGTAGTTATATTCCTCTCACTCAACCTACTCTCAATCCTTAATAAACACAACCCACCATGGCTTCTACAATCAATGCACAAATCTACCATATTGGAAGATTCAAATCCATCCAATTTTCTCCAAAGCCTACAAATGTTCTATAAAACTGAACATCCTCAAAACAACAATATCACAATTCGGATTTCAAATAACAATTGTGTTAAAGGTTGTGATCCTTGATATCGTTTGAAATTACGGTCAAAAGTGACCGATGCAGCCACAATAGACACGGCATTGACACATTAACACCAgccataaattaaaaaagggtcttgttaacgagtgcccccggtacactctttaagcattcctaataaagaaattattattttaaaaaaaagtaaacttcaatttccaatgcaataaatgCACAAACTTTCACAGAATATTACCACTTTaggtgcttaaagagtgccctgggggcactcgttaacattttccattaaaaaactggaataattgaatgtaaatCACATGTGTCACCATGGGCAGTTCTATGGCCTGGCGACCCCGGGCTCCGACccaatttttttgcaatttcttatgtaaattcctatgaatttcttatataaaccctTGTAAATTGGGCaatttctttagattttttttattatttgcttgcaatttcttatgtaaaccactataaatgtgttgcaatttttttttgcccaGGCTTTACAATAATTCTGGCTCAGCCAATGTGTGTCACCAGACACGACTTGAATTTTTAGTGTAAGTGCTACATAAGCCTCAATCGCGGTCACATAGctatttcaacaaaatcaaaaataCATCATATCACGGCCTAAATCGTGGGCACATAGCTTTATTTAAAACCCTAATAATCACAACAATATAAGACAATTCAGCACAACAAGAATTAAACAAAGGGAAACATgaacatgaaaagaaaaagaaaagaaaaaaacctgAAATGATAATGACCAAGGCCATGTTTAACACCCCATTTAAATTCTCCAACATATCTACTCCCATCTTCACAAGTATGAACACCGCACCCATGACTCTGTCCATTAGACCATTCTCCAGTATAAACATCCCCAGTATAAAACCTATAAACACCAAACCCATGTCTCAATCCTTGTCGATATTGCCCTCTATAACGACTTCCCCTTGCCCATGTCTCCACACCATACCCATCATACCTCCCATCAATCCAATCCCCTTCATACCTCCCACTCATACTATAATAATAAACACCACTCCCTGAACACTTCCCCTTATGAAACTCCCCCTCGTAAACGTCCCCGTTCCCGAATACCTGGACCCAGCACCCCGACCCAAGGCGTTTCTCTGACTTGGGTCGGGATCCTATGGTCCAGAAAACGGGAAGAGGAGGGGGAGATCGTGAATGAGACGACGAAGAGGAACGAATTTTATGCAAATTGAGATGAAGAGGAAAGGAACGTAGAGAAGGAAGAGCTATATTAAGAGAAAACAACAAAGCCGTTGAAAAAGCAAAAGCGGTGAGAAaatcaagaaagaaagaacgTGAAGCGTGGAGGTAAAGGTAGATAAGAGGAAGAGAGATGAAGAGGATAGAACGGTGCTTCTTGAGACGGCGGATGATGCGAAAGGCGGTGGCGGCAGAGGCGGAGAGGGTGAGATGATGGAAGGCCGTATTTTGCGGCGGTTTGAAAGGCAGTTTGTTAGAAGGACGGGTGATGATTTCTGTTGGGGAGATGTCGATGGAGTGATGACGTGGACAGAGGTGTTGACGTTGAGAGGTTTGTTGATGGTTGTGTTGAATTGGTGGTGTTGGGTTGAAATCGGAAGAGACGCCTACGCTTTCTTTTCCGATTTGCACCTCCGATTTCTTCTGATGCATCACATTACCGAATCGAAGCGATAAGGGCTGAATGAATTTTTTAGTTTGAACATACGagtttctttctattttttgtgaaattatGAGGAGGAATTgtgtttgaagaaaatggaTTATGGGTTTAGAGATTGTctctttttgttgttattattatcttttgaaATGGATGTGTTGATTTGTGTGCTTGAGAAAGAATAGGGGCGTGGGAGGAGTTTACGGTAATGATGATTGGAGAGCACACCATTGAGACATAAAAAGCAAAAAAGGAAAGTACATTTAAGAAACATGGGAGGGGTGTGTGTGTAAAATTATGATACaataaattgatgattaattaataaaaggATATTCCTTTTAGAAGTTGGGACTGTTTGTGAATTGTGACGTTAACTTCAAGGaaacattttgatttgatgattggtgagtttgaaatttgaaaggcTTAGATGTAATTGTAGCTTGTGCGTGTTTGCCACGGATATATGAAATTTGAATTAGTCATTAACTCGATCGGAATCAGAATATTTAGTTGATAACAAAATCCTAGAATTTAACCggtaaaatgccgaaattgttagaccGGATGCTAACCCGATACCTCCACTTATGGATGTGaattttataatggctttgtaactttgtctatctaccaaaaaaaaattattgttaagtTATTCAACTCATTGACTCAACCGATAAACATTGAGTAATTTGTATGATCCATAATGATTGATCTATTTCGAGAATAAGATGAATTAGAGAAGtactactttttttatttttttaagtgaatTAGAGAAGCACCGATAtggatattttctttttgatattattttaacGTCCATTTAATGATTGGgtgaaatttatattaaaatgatattttgaaaatagattttatataaaatagtgAGACACAAAAAGATTAAACAAAAGAGTGTTTATAACATTACTTATATGAACTATTCATATAACATTCTGAACATTTATTCAAGCTTCGGCCcttgcatataacaatgcatgtccctgccaactgagctatgctcacggagacagttaacatattttttttttgttacaaaggaaaaaaggaaagaagagcTAAGGTCTCATAAACCGACCATTACAATCAACAATTAAAAGGGGTCCTAAATCTGGAGGGGTTTCTACAAACTGTGAAGTCGACATTGTTTCTAGTACCCGTCTTTGCAAACCAGTCCGCACAAGAATTATCTTCGCGGTAGATAATTAGATATTTTTAGATTTATGGTtccatgaatatttcaaaataactttttattttataatttttgtcaaTAGATAATTggctaaacttcacttttcgtcctctaagtttcaaaatgttgcgattttggccccctattaaaaaaaaatggcaaaagtgacccctatgtttaggaaaatatgctcttttgacctcctaacataagggaaatatgctttttgaccccttatttttacaaaaagttgtgattatgacccccttttttgggacatgtggcgtcttctcatcaattttgggatgaaagggcccaaaattgtcattttttttaaaaaggggccaaaattgcaacattttaaaacatagGGGCGAAAAATGCGGTTTAGCTAGataattaaatatgttaaaaGGACAAAAATCAACTATGTCATTAAACATGAGACATATAGAATTGTTATTTATAAGGTGATCAAACAACTATATTTAAAAGGAtattttactataaaaaaaaaaagcaactatatctaaaaattaaaaattgaatagTTTAATATCTTATCATGTATGTGCCTGAACTCAAACATGACTTCAtcttaaatttgataaaatgaacAATGATGCGTATGAATATGAAGATGataaagaaaacgaagaatattgatatttttattttattgtgcaAACATTGTTTATATTAATTGATCAATTTGTCTTCgtaagtttaactcagttggtagagaccgTGCATAATATATTCAAGGTCTCGGATTCACATTCCGACCACAATgatcaatttatttaaaatttaagaaacTTAAATGGGTCAATTTGATAGAAAAACACTTGATTCCTCAAATCAACATCTCACATAAATTTCATAGATATGACACATTAATCAATTAttaataactttatatcatgagaacttctatggtacactcacaaagtgagatgtaccggtactctcgcttcatgattttacaaattaacgatcatttttcaTGTAAGAAATAgctatttttcaatatttatattttatagaacatcatttcgtaagaaaaacatcatttcattgtttataagaatcatagtaatttttttacatattatcgtaaaaaataatcaatgttcttaaccatgagtgataaaaattcaaaaaaaataaattttatttcgttgacacttttgatgaataagatttaattattataattataagtgataaaaaaacaatatttttcttcaaaaacaactcatttaactattaatttaaagaataagtataccgatacactcaaatatattaggtgtaccataaaatttgccttatatcattgtttttaattttttcttattaaaaaagtgTGACTTCTATTTAAGATTGAGAGTCTTAAATAAATCTTATAAGATCCCATAGAACTTGAGGTTGGGATGGTCTGATACTCTGATCCAAGTTGAGTGATGCCACTGCTTAGATAAATAGTAAAGCAGAGTTTATTCGAGCTTAGATTTCACACGTGTCCAAaattatcaaaacaaaacatatatcAAATCAATcatacataaaccctaattcCCCACCCCACACAGCAGCCAAACATCAACtgaaacaaacacaacaatGTCGACCCACCACATTTATGCTAACAGCACAACATaccaatcttcatcatcattcacCAATACCAAACTCAcccatttcaacaacaacaatcatttcTCCCCAATTCTTCACTACCCTCGATCACTGCTCCCACCAACCGCATCCCTTAAAGTAGATGTTGGAGCACCAAACACAATTGTAGAAGACAGTGTGAAGAAGACTAAAGAGGTGATTGATGAAGAAGCCAAGTACATAGTGGGTACTTATGCAAGAGCACCAATTGTGCTTGAGAAAGGGAAAGGTTGTAAAGTGTATGATGTTCAAGGGAATGAGTATTTGGATTGTAGTGGTGGGATTGCTGTTAATGCACTTGGTCATGGTGACGATGATTGGTTGAAAGCTGTTGTTGATCAAGCTGGGTTACTTACTCATGTTAGCAATATTTATCACTCTCTTCCTCAGGTAATTACAACAATATGCTCAGGGTTTTTAGTGTAAGATTCTttctgtttttggttttttaggCTGTCTTTAATAGTAGAAATCAAGGTAGACCggtaacctatgaagcacggatacagaCACTGGATATGGCAAaaacactgacacgccgacaacgctaatttgagaaaataacataattcagtgtaattatatgtgttggTGTCGTGTCGGCATGTCTGACACTGAGACACGCCTAGTCCGAGAGTGTCCGTGGCTCCGTGCTTCATAGCCAGTAAcattttgagaaaatggaagtGATTTAATGTAACTGTATACCTCAATTTTGTATCGGTGTTGGACAGTCATAGTGTTGGACACTGGAGTTGACACGtcttcaatctgaagtgtcaGTGCTGCATTGACCAAAgtgaagattaaaaaaaaaagtgattttaagaTATAATTTGTGTTGTGGTTTTTGGGTGTCATAGAAGATTTTAGAGtgatattatattatgttgTGTTCGTgatgatttgtttgaattaAGATAATGGCTTGTGTTAGAAAGAAGTTTAATTGTTGGGTTCTTTTCATAGTTGTTTATTGTAAATAATTGGAAGTTGCAAGCCTTTTTGCTTTtgtctaataataataataatgaaatctCTCACAACTCTAGTGGGGAGTGGTGTAGGAAAGAGAGATAGAAAGGGAAAAGTGAAAATGAAGTGAAAAAGTGAGCATGTGATGGGTGATGTGgtagaaaagagaaagagaggaaAGGGAGAGTAGTGTGTGAACTTTTTTAAGAGATCGGGACTGTTCTATAAACTGTGGACATGtgtaagtatatatattttgagtTTAATTAGTATGCTATGTCTGTGTATAGTTATTTTAAGGTCAGTAATGGTATGTGTGGTTGGAAAGGGTTTAAATTGTTATTCCTCTTTAGTCAGCATCTGGTGTTAGTGCTAATTTGCAGGGAGTTTGAAGTATTATTTTACAGACTTTTGGATTACCTTATAAGTCTTTTTGAAGGAACGGATGGAAAAATTACGTGTGcttaaattttgttaaaaaggTGTGTAAAAGGtggtatttttattatttgagtGCAAGAAAGTCTAAACTTGAGTGATCGAACTTGGTTCTAACTGTTGGTCTACAATAGCTTCTAAGTGAAGACAAATTTCAATATTGATTTCATAACGAACCATTTGCTCTGCAGTGAAACTCGGCGATCAATCCTCATTATCAAACTTTTGTAAATCTGAAAGAGTATGAAGTGCTTACAAGAAATAACTTTATAAGTTCTAGTTTGTAAAACTTTAGTAGTGAGATGAGAAGAAATCCCGAACATAGTGCAAATTACGTTGT containing:
- the LOC25499933 gene encoding MORN repeat-containing protein 1, translated to MHQKKSEVQIGKESVGVSSDFNPTPPIQHNHQQTSQRQHLCPRHHSIDISPTEIITRPSNKLPFKPPQNTAFHHLTLSASAATAFRIIRRLKKHRSILFISLPLIYLYLHASRSFFLDFLTAFAFSTALLFSLNIALPSLRSFPLHLNLHKIRSSSSSHSRSPPPLPVFWTIGSRPKSEKRLGSGCWVQVFGNGDVYEGEFHKGKCSGSGVYYYSMSGRYEGDWIDGRYDGYGVETWARGSRYRGQYRQGLRHGFGVYRFYTGDVYTGEWSNGQSHGCGVHTCEDGSRYVGEFKWGVKHGLGHYHFRNGDTYAGEYFADRMHGFGVYRFANGHRYEGAWHEGRRQGLGMYTFRNGETQSGHWQNGVLDIPSTQNTTYPVSPVGVNHSKVLTAVQEARRAAEKAYNVSKVEERVNRAVSAANRAANAARVAAVKAVQKQMHHHVNNEGFPIPVM